Proteins co-encoded in one Ruegeria sp. YS9 genomic window:
- the ubiB gene encoding 2-polyprenylphenol 6-hydroxylase — translation MRGPHNIIRLIRTGATLERTGAMNVVLDAFEAPRAVRILAHALGKPFQWLGYKGDPGMPPATRALTALGPAYIKFGQVLSTRPDVVGNELAEQLRVLQDKLPPFSKADAMAEVEKELGQPISDMFSEFSEPIAAASIAQVHKAKLTSTGEDVAVKVLRPGIERAFRKDVDAFYFAARMVQLCAPGARRLRPMEVIEHFDGVVRGELDLRLESAAASEYAANTKDDAGFWLPPVVWSLSARRVMTLSWADGIALGDNDALDAAGHNRNDLAERVLRLFLLHALRDGFFHADMHQGNLKVAANGDIIAYDYGIMGHIDEYTRRVYAEILFGFIRRDYKRVAEVHFEAGYVPANQDVDEFARALRAVGEPIFGMDATHISMGRLLSYLFEVTERFGMETRTELILLQRTMVVVEGVARSLDPHMNIWEVARPVVEDYIKQSIGPRAALRDLGKTAMVLARFGPRLPALVENALIAQTQKDEPQTSTLWSIVLPATFGAAAGAALVLLISALN, via the coding sequence ATGCGTGGTCCCCATAACATCATCCGCCTGATCCGCACAGGCGCCACGCTCGAGCGCACCGGCGCAATGAACGTGGTACTGGATGCGTTCGAAGCCCCGCGCGCCGTTCGCATCCTGGCCCACGCATTGGGCAAACCCTTTCAATGGCTTGGCTACAAGGGCGACCCCGGGATGCCACCCGCCACGCGCGCCCTGACGGCGCTTGGCCCCGCCTATATAAAATTCGGTCAAGTGCTTTCGACCCGCCCGGACGTCGTTGGAAATGAACTGGCCGAGCAACTGCGCGTTCTGCAAGACAAGCTACCGCCTTTCTCCAAAGCCGACGCGATGGCCGAAGTCGAGAAAGAACTGGGTCAGCCGATCTCGGACATGTTCAGCGAATTCAGCGAGCCGATTGCCGCTGCATCTATTGCGCAGGTTCACAAGGCCAAGTTGACCAGCACGGGTGAGGATGTCGCGGTCAAAGTCCTGCGCCCGGGGATCGAACGCGCGTTCCGCAAAGATGTCGATGCGTTCTATTTCGCCGCCCGCATGGTACAACTCTGCGCGCCTGGCGCGCGCCGTCTGCGCCCGATGGAAGTGATCGAGCATTTTGACGGTGTCGTACGCGGCGAACTGGATCTGCGTCTGGAAAGCGCGGCGGCCTCAGAATATGCCGCCAACACCAAGGACGACGCCGGCTTCTGGCTGCCCCCCGTTGTATGGTCACTGTCCGCGCGCCGCGTCATGACGCTCAGTTGGGCGGACGGGATCGCACTGGGTGACAATGATGCTCTGGATGCCGCAGGTCACAACCGCAATGATCTGGCCGAACGTGTCCTGCGCCTGTTCCTTCTCCATGCCCTGCGCGACGGCTTTTTCCACGCCGACATGCACCAGGGCAACCTGAAGGTCGCCGCGAACGGAGACATCATAGCCTATGATTACGGCATCATGGGGCATATCGATGAATACACACGCCGGGTCTATGCCGAAATCCTGTTCGGCTTCATCCGCCGCGACTACAAACGCGTGGCCGAGGTGCATTTCGAAGCCGGCTATGTTCCCGCCAACCAGGACGTGGACGAGTTCGCCCGCGCTCTGCGGGCCGTGGGCGAGCCGATCTTCGGCATGGATGCCACGCATATTTCCATGGGGCGGTTGCTGAGCTATCTGTTCGAAGTGACCGAACGGTTCGGGATGGAAACACGAACCGAGTTGATCCTGCTGCAACGCACCATGGTTGTCGTCGAAGGCGTCGCGCGCTCACTCGACCCACATATGAACATCTGGGAGGTCGCCCGCCCCGTGGTCGAAGACTACATCAAACAATCCATCGGCCCCCGGGCGGCCCTGCGGGATTTGGGAAAAACCGCGATGGTTCTGGCCCGCTTCGGCCCGCGTCTGCCGGCCCTCGTCGAAAACGCACTGATCGCGCAAACCCAGAAAGACGAACCGCAGACGTCCACCCTGTGGTCCATTGTTCTGCCTGCCACGTTCGGAGCCGCAGCAGGTGCAGCGCTGGTCTTGCTGATCAGCGCGCTCAACTAA
- a CDS encoding helix-turn-helix domain-containing protein gives MTEDTDDILNLLPARLKEARRAKGLSLEAVANLSGVSRSMVSQIERGESSPTISTLWNLTRALQVDFAGLLEGAKATDQIEVLRSSEVPSIDNMGQNCRIRILSPPEEAGGHEVYDIEFDEDGALNSQPHARGAREQLTVLEGAVKVTSGNAVTELNQGDTARYAADIAHSICAKGPARVFLIVKNA, from the coding sequence ATGACGGAAGACACAGACGATATCCTGAACCTCCTGCCCGCCCGCTTGAAAGAGGCGCGACGGGCCAAGGGCCTGTCCCTGGAAGCGGTCGCCAATCTCAGCGGCGTGTCCCGGTCCATGGTCAGTCAGATCGAACGCGGAGAAAGCAGCCCGACGATCTCGACTCTGTGGAACCTGACACGCGCGTTGCAGGTGGATTTCGCCGGTCTCTTGGAGGGCGCAAAGGCCACGGACCAGATCGAGGTTCTGCGAAGCTCCGAGGTCCCCAGCATCGACAATATGGGGCAGAACTGCCGAATTCGCATCCTGTCACCGCCTGAAGAGGCCGGGGGTCATGAAGTCTATGATATCGAATTCGACGAGGACGGGGCCCTGAACAGCCAACCCCATGCCCGCGGTGCCCGTGAGCAGCTCACCGTGCTGGAAGGCGCGGTCAAGGTCACTTCAGGCAATGCGGTGACCGAGTTGAACCAGGGGGACACGGCCCGATATGCCGCCGACATTGCGCATTCCATCTGTGCCAAAGGACCGGCCCGGGTATTCCTGATCGTAAAAAACGCCTGA
- a CDS encoding acetyl-CoA C-acyltransferase family protein, protein MSDIVILDGARTAIGTFGGALASTAPIDLATVATEAALERSGVEGAQIGHVVFGHVINTEPRDMYLSRVAAMQAGIPNGTPAMNVNRLCGSGAQAIVSAVQSLMLGDADFAVAGGAESMSRSPYIVPQARWGAKMGDVTSLDMMLGALNCPFGTGHMGVTAENVADEHQISREQMDAFALDSQTRAAAAIEAGYFDSQITPVQVKVKRDMVDFKVDEHPKATTAEALAGLRPVFKKDGRVTAGNASGINDGAAVMVLATADAAEKAGLKPKARVIGYAHAGVRPEVMGIGPVPAVQNLLKKTGLSAEDFDVIESNEAFAAQALAVNQELGLDASKVNPNGGAIALGHPVGATGAIITLKALYELERTGGSKGLITMCIGGGQGIAIAIERL, encoded by the coding sequence ATGAGCGATATCGTTATTCTCGACGGTGCCCGCACCGCAATTGGCACCTTTGGTGGTGCGCTGGCTTCAACCGCGCCGATTGATCTGGCCACTGTCGCGACGGAAGCGGCGCTTGAGCGCTCGGGGGTTGAGGGGGCGCAGATCGGGCATGTGGTGTTCGGTCATGTGATCAACACTGAACCGCGTGACATGTATCTGTCGCGTGTTGCCGCGATGCAGGCGGGCATTCCCAACGGCACACCGGCCATGAATGTGAACCGTCTGTGCGGATCCGGCGCGCAGGCGATCGTGTCAGCCGTGCAGTCCCTGATGCTGGGCGATGCTGACTTTGCCGTTGCGGGCGGAGCAGAGAGCATGTCACGAAGCCCCTACATCGTTCCGCAGGCGCGCTGGGGCGCGAAGATGGGCGACGTCACCTCTCTGGACATGATGCTGGGTGCGTTGAACTGCCCGTTCGGCACAGGACATATGGGGGTGACGGCCGAAAACGTGGCGGATGAGCATCAGATCAGCCGTGAACAGATGGATGCGTTCGCTTTGGACAGCCAGACACGTGCGGCAGCGGCGATCGAGGCCGGGTACTTCGACAGCCAGATCACTCCGGTACAGGTCAAGGTCAAGCGGGACATGGTCGATTTCAAAGTCGACGAGCATCCAAAGGCGACGACCGCCGAAGCGTTGGCCGGTCTGCGCCCGGTGTTCAAAAAGGACGGGCGAGTGACGGCCGGCAATGCCTCGGGCATCAATGACGGGGCGGCGGTGATGGTGTTGGCGACAGCGGATGCGGCCGAAAAGGCTGGGTTGAAACCGAAGGCGCGTGTCATTGGGTATGCGCATGCAGGCGTGCGGCCGGAAGTTATGGGCATTGGCCCTGTTCCGGCAGTGCAAAACCTGTTGAAGAAGACGGGCTTGTCAGCAGAAGATTTCGACGTGATCGAAAGCAATGAAGCCTTCGCCGCGCAGGCTCTGGCCGTGAATCAGGAGCTTGGATTGGACGCAAGCAAGGTGAACCCCAACGGCGGTGCGATTGCGTTGGGGCATCCGGTGGGGGCCACGGGTGCGATCATCACGCTGAAAGCGCTGTACGAGCTGGAACGCACCGGAGGGTCCAAAGGGCTGATCACCATGTGCATCGGGGGCGGTCAGGGGATTGCCATCGCCATCGAACGGCTCTGA
- a CDS encoding glycine C-acetyltransferase produces the protein MADAFLSHITDTLAQIESEGLYKRERMITSPQGGEITVGGKQVINLCANNYLGLADHPALIEAATQAMGPKGFGMASVRFICGTQDIHRELEQRLASFLNKDDSILFAACFDANGGLFEPLLGPEDAIISDSLNHASIIDGVRLCKAKRYRYLNNDMNDLEAWLKQAREDGARHIMIATDGVFSMDGYLANLPKIRELADRYDAIVMVDDCHATGFMGPNGAGTPDHFGVDVDILTGTLGKALGGAIGGYIAGPQPVIDLLRQRARPYLFSNSLPPSIVAAGLEAIRLVEEGDMLRAQLFGNAKYWRAGLEKLGFDLLPGEHPIVPVMLGEATLAQDMASRLFDEGVYVSGFFFPVVPRGQARIRTQMNAALTRDELDRALSAFGKVGKELGVI, from the coding sequence ATGGCAGATGCATTCCTGTCCCATATCACGGACACACTTGCGCAGATCGAATCTGAGGGTCTTTACAAACGCGAACGAATGATCACCTCGCCTCAGGGCGGTGAGATTACTGTCGGCGGCAAGCAGGTGATCAACCTCTGTGCCAACAACTATCTGGGTCTGGCGGATCATCCCGCGCTGATCGAGGCTGCAACACAAGCCATGGGCCCCAAGGGTTTCGGCATGGCGTCGGTTCGGTTCATCTGTGGCACGCAAGACATTCACCGCGAACTGGAACAACGTCTTGCCAGTTTCCTGAACAAGGACGACTCCATCCTTTTTGCCGCCTGTTTCGACGCCAATGGCGGGCTGTTTGAACCTCTGCTGGGACCGGAAGACGCGATCATTTCGGACAGCCTGAACCACGCCTCGATCATCGACGGCGTGCGGCTGTGCAAGGCCAAACGCTATCGCTATCTGAACAACGACATGAATGACCTCGAAGCCTGGCTGAAACAGGCGCGCGAGGACGGGGCGCGGCACATCATGATCGCCACCGATGGCGTGTTCTCGATGGACGGCTATTTGGCCAACCTGCCGAAAATCCGGGAACTGGCCGATAGATACGATGCGATTGTCATGGTGGACGATTGCCACGCGACCGGCTTCATGGGGCCGAACGGGGCCGGCACACCGGATCATTTCGGCGTCGATGTGGATATTCTGACGGGAACCTTGGGCAAGGCACTTGGGGGGGCAATCGGCGGCTATATCGCCGGGCCGCAGCCAGTGATCGACCTGCTGCGGCAGCGGGCGCGGCCCTATCTGTTCTCAAACTCGCTGCCGCCCTCCATCGTCGCTGCCGGATTGGAAGCGATCCGTCTGGTCGAAGAAGGCGACATGCTGCGCGCGCAACTGTTCGGCAACGCCAAGTACTGGCGCGCTGGCTTGGAAAAGCTTGGTTTTGACCTGCTGCCCGGGGAACACCCGATCGTCCCGGTAATGCTGGGTGAGGCGACACTGGCACAAGACATGGCCTCACGACTGTTCGACGAAGGCGTATATGTTTCCGGTTTCTTCTTCCCGGTCGTCCCACGCGGGCAAGCGCGGATCAGAACGCAGATGAACGCGGCGCTGACCAGGGATGAACTGGACCGCGCCCTGTCCGCATTTGGCAAGGTCGGCAAAGAACTGGGGGTCATCTAA